AAGAACATATGCTTTTCTTGCCCATATTGGTTCTGCAGCTTCTTCGCCTCAAACTATGTGTGAGAGAAGAGCTGAAAATTTGATGAGGCCCTCACAACATATTGATAAAGTGATGCATGCACAATCTAAAGagtaaaaatagaaaaatcGTCTGCGTTTGAGCACCTCAATTGTAGATGTTCGTTGGCTAGCACTTCAAGGTTGTGCGTTTAGAGGTAACGATGTATCTCTATCTTCATCTAATCgtggaaattttcttgaattggtTAAGGCTTTTGCAAAAATGAATACAGAAATTGATGAAGTTGTGCTTGAGAATGCTCCAAAAAATGCCCAATATATCGCTCCAGAAATTCAGAAAGTGATTTGACATATTATGACCAATAGAGTACGGCAGATGGTTcgtgaagaagttggagataaATACTTCTGTATTCTTGTTGATGAAGCCCGAGATATATCTAAAAGAGAGAAAATGACCATTATATTGAGGTTTGTGAAAAATCatgggattttgacagaaagATTTTTTCCCATCAAAAGTATTAGTGACACTACCtaaatgaatttgaaaattgagatatcAAATGTTCTTGTTCATCATGATCTCCATGTTAAGAAAATCAGAGGCCAAGGATATGATGGTGCTAGCAATATGCGTGGAGCGTCGAATGGACTTCAAGcattatttctcaaagattgtcTCTATGCATACTATGTCCATTGTTTTACGCATCGTTTACAACTGACATTGATTTCTGCAACTAATGATGTTAGTGTTATTTGTGAAACTTTTCTCATTTGGACAATATTGTTAATATTATCACTTCTTCTACTAAGCGCATTGCTGAATTACATACTGCACAAAGAAATAAAATTGAGTATATGTTGTCAATTGGAGAACTTGATTCTGGAAGTGGTACAAACAAGATTGGTAATTTGCAACGAGCAGGAGCTACTCGTTGGAGTTCTCACTATGATTCGATAAAAAGCTTGATAGGTATGTACACCGCAACTTGCAAAGTTTTTGAAGTTCTCAGTGATCATTCTCCAAATGGAAGAGCTAAGGCTGAATTTTGGGGGATTTACAGAAACATGACAAGCtttgaatttgtgtttattttgcatttaatgcataaaaatatgagaacaacAGATACTCTTTGTCaaattcttcaaagaaaatctcaaGACATTTTGACTGCTATTACATTTGTCACTACTACCAAAACTAGCATTCAAGAATTTAGAGAATATGGGTGGAACGAATTTCTTCAGGAAGTTAAAGTTTTTTGCTCAAGAAATAAAATTGATGTGTCTGACCTTGATTGTCTATATAATATTGGACGTTCTTGTCGACAAACTATAATAGAACATCATTACCACTTTGATGTTTTTCATGCAGCAATAGATTTCATTTTGATGGAgttaaatactcggttcattgAGTCATCATCGGTGGAACTTCTTTCTCTTAGTACATCTttagattttaaaaattcatttgaCTAATTTAACAGTGATGATATTTGGAAGCTTGCAACGAAGTTTTATTTGGAAGCTTGCAACGAAGTTTTATCCTGGAGATTTCACATATCAAGAAATTGTTGCTTTGGAGTATGAAATGATACAGTATAAACTTTATGTGATGCAGAATTTAAAGGTTTCTACACTTGTTGAGTTGTGTCAGCAATTAACTGAGAATGGACAGTCAAATGTTTACGTTATATTGGCTATATTGAttcatcttgttttgacattacCTTGTGTCTACCACCACTACTGAGCGAGCTTTTTCAGCAATGAAGCATGTGAAGACGACACTTCGCAATAAAATGGAGGATGAATTTCTTGCCGATTGTTTGACACTCTATATTGAACAAGATTTAGTTAAACATATTGATGTAAATTCCATTATTGGTGAATTTTATGTTTCTCGTATTCCTGGATCTGTCCCTGCGTTGGGGTAATTCTGAAAAGTCTTTTAGGGGATCAAGAACCTCTTTTACACGAGTTATTGTTTCCTTTGGGACTGAGTGTGGCATACTCATTGCTTATTAAGCCTCATTCACTCAAAATTGATATTGTTATTTTGGCTTAAATTTTTCCACATTCTGAAGATCTATGTGAAATCTCTCTCATTTTCTATCAATCTTCTCTGAAATGTTACCAATTGAAGGAAATGGATATGATCCGCATGATATTCATAGCGAGATGTGATACAGGGAGGATGTTGCTCTTGTTCCCACAACACCTACTAGAACACATGCTGCTCCGACTTTGGACATCATCCCAGTCTCCAGCAGTGAGGTTATTAACCCCACTAGGGGTTGAAGCACCCGGAACATAGACTCCCCATGTTAGTTGtgtgcttttatatatatactagtGGACCGTTGCACGCGTTGCGtacttgtataatattttttataattcatttgatttatatttaaatgatgatcaaaatataattataagaaatagtgagagactacactgtaattttgatatataaattaaaaaataaattgaaaaataaaagaataaaaaaattacctCAGTAAGAATTGAACCTATAACCTAAATCCCAAGAAAAAATGACTCTATccgctgaactacatataacttgcattaaaattttaacattttattaatatatataattattaaaacagaccatgacatcaaagttagttactctaaatgtctcaaacttaataaaatagtattgattcaaatactctttttaataaaattagaaattaaatttggaaaaattgaagatcaaacttaaattttctgatttttatttatttttaaaaaaacaacttTTAGtatcaatttaaattttatcggataaaaaatatagtatttttgTAAGAATATGTGTATTTTAGagattttaaaaatgaaaaaaacttgggtgagacggtttcacaggtcgtattttgtgagacagatatcttatttgggtcatccatgaaacaaaattactttttatgctaagagtattactttttattgtgaatatcggtaagattgacatgtctcacagataaatattcgtgagaccgtctcacaaaagacctactattttaaaaattacaccATGATACATTTTGTCTCTATTAAGCCCAACTTTAATATTACACTAGCAACTTAATACATTTGTAATATGCATTGGTTAATATAACTTGCTCTTGATTAATTAGATGTCTTCACaactttaaatcatatatacgaAGCAGTTACACTACCCAACTTTAAGATTGAAACTGAAaggaattaaaaaatatatacatttagcaaaaaaacattttcataaattagtTCTAGCAGAAGACAAATGAAAAAGAATTATAGGTAAAATTTAAACGTTGACTTCCTTTACATCAAGTGAAGCCCCGCTATATGTTGATagaatatatgtttatatatatatatatatatctttttgTCTCGATTATATATTCTTAGTATAGTATAgagatataaataaataaatataatatatatataaaacatgcTTCTCGATGGGAACTCGTTAGTTTTTGCTAACGAATAACGTCATTGACTTATTAtatgttttcatattttttttttgtacctATATGTTTTCATATTTAACTACTACTATAATAGAAGTTTGGATCAAATCTCAATTATGTGAGTGTGGGAAGTTAAAAATAAAGTGTAAAAAGAAAATTCCTCACCCTGCGGtataaaaaaattgttgaaaTTCTTATATCATATTGCACAAAATAGAACAGAAAATTTCATTTAGTTATGCAGTAGACTACACCATACTGAGGCAAACACCATTGCCAAGAAATTCAGTGCCAAAAATTCAACATTAATGTCACCAAAGCATAAATCattaaacaatcagttaattcATCAATTGGTCCCAAGAAACACCaaatcaacattaaaacatcattaaataaaaacaaaagaaaaacaacATAATATCTAAATTTCATAATCAAGTTCAGTTAAGCTCTTTAATCATTTGTGGCCCTCCAAATCATACTTCCAACCACTCTGTGGATCAATCTCATCAATGGTGATCCCTTTTTCTCTACTGTCATCTAAATTTTGAAGCCGCATGTTGTAATGAACATACGTCAAATCAGTCAAAGCTTTTATCTCTATCTGCTCATCTCCATTCGTCAGCATCAGCTCTGCAAAGCTCCTCGTGAGGTTGAACTTTGAGGCACCGTCACAAGTTTGGCTAAGAATGCGAATAGCACATCTCTGCAAT
This sequence is a window from Primulina tabacum isolate GXHZ01 chromosome 17, ASM2559414v2, whole genome shotgun sequence. Protein-coding genes within it:
- the LOC142530629 gene encoding uncharacterized protein LOC142530629; this translates as MYKIWKARIVVFRKNDFRNFIGWSIGLQQIRHIVSIVFFFLNDVNSSNISALVNEGFDNWKRVNQGRTYAFLAHIGSAASSPQTMYVRWLALQGCAFRGNDVSLSSSNRGNFLELVKAFAKMNTEIDEVVLENAPKNAQYIAPEIQKVI
- the LOC142530630 gene encoding uncharacterized protein LOC142530630, encoding MLSIGELDSGSGTNKIGNLQRAGATRWSSHYDSIKSLIGMYTATCKVFEVLSDHSPNGRAKAEFWGIYRNMTSFEFVFILHLMHKNMRTTDTLCQILQRKSQDILTAITFVTTTKTSIQEFREYGWNEFLQEVKVFCSRNKIDVSDLDCLYNIGRSCRQTIIEHHYHFDVFHAAIDFILMELNTRFIESSSVELLSLMMIFGSLQRSFIWKLATKFYPGDFTYQEIVALEYEMIQYKLYVMQNLKVSTLVELCQQLTENGQSNVYVILAILIHLVLTLPCVYHHY